The following are from one region of the Bacillus sp. (in: firmicutes) genome:
- the rpsD gene encoding 30S ribosomal protein S4: MARYTGPSWKLSRRLGISLSGTGKELEKRPYAPGQHGPNQRKKLSEYGLQLQEKQKLRHMYGVNERQFRNTFNEAGKMKGIHGENFMVLLESRLDNLVYRLGLARTRRQARQLVNHGHIVVNGGRVDIPSYRVKPGQTITVREKSRNLEIIKEAIEINNFVPDFLTFDAEKLEGTYTRFPERSEMPAEVNEAFIVEFYSR, from the coding sequence ATGGCTCGTTATACTGGACCATCTTGGAAATTATCTCGCCGTCTTGGTATTTCACTAAGCGGAACTGGTAAGGAATTAGAAAAACGCCCTTACGCACCAGGTCAACATGGACCTAACCAACGCAAAAAACTTTCTGAATACGGATTACAATTACAAGAGAAGCAAAAGCTTCGTCATATGTATGGTGTAAATGAGCGCCAATTCCGTAACACATTTAATGAGGCTGGCAAAATGAAAGGTATCCATGGTGAAAACTTTATGGTTCTTCTAGAATCTCGTTTAGATAACCTTGTTTACCGTTTAGGACTTGCTCGTACTCGTCGTCAAGCTCGTCAGCTTGTAAACCACGGCCACATCGTTGTGAACGGCGGTCGCGTTGATATTCCATCTTACCGCGTAAAACCAGGACAAACAATCACTGTTCGTGAAAAGTCTCGCAACTTAGAAATCATTAAAGAAGCTATTGAAATCAACAACTTCGTACCTGATTTCTTAACTTTTGACGCTGAAAAGCTTGAAGGTACCTACACTCGCTTCCCAGAGCGTTCTGAAATGCCAGCAGAAGTTAACGAAGCATTTATCGTCGAGTTCTATTCACGTTAA
- a CDS encoding Na/Pi cotransporter family protein → METVSIVIGGIGLFLLGMILMTDGMKALAGDSLRETLSKFTGGIFRSIASGAAVTAVVQSSSATTLMTIGFVSAGLITFTQSIGIVLGANLGSTSTGWIVSFIGLKVSVTSFAFPLIGIGALLKFFTEGKWAAQGMVFAGFGLLFLGIGTLQNGMSGVAESFTLESFNEGTFIQMLALVVVGLVMTVIMQSSSTAMVITLTALAAEALSFEQAAILVVGQNIGTTLKAYVATIGGTVQARRTAMTHILFNVLVALIAFIFLPAIVAFIKWLGSFLHYDDPAVSLAFFSTLIYTLGIIVVIPFLSYFVLLISRIVPEKDNKLTKYLDDSVLTVTPVAVEATRRTLIRIMKAIVIAAKELNEGKILTSSIQKQLEETELALNETRQFVSRMGNQAFSNTEKEYFQHIALIHAIDHLERLLKAIREPGYIEYVTSDDLTLQLSENMNKLFTTIANDLTYDQHGDLVDIVKMNSLSIADMRRSSRKEIIERTALQKADIDATIQTVNTLQWIDRIVYHLWRGLHHLNACLEATYNVKNGE, encoded by the coding sequence ATGGAAACAGTTTCAATTGTAATCGGCGGTATCGGCTTGTTTTTGCTCGGTATGATTCTCATGACAGATGGGATGAAAGCGTTAGCAGGGGACTCCTTAAGGGAAACATTAAGTAAATTTACGGGCGGCATTTTTCGTTCAATCGCATCTGGAGCCGCTGTCACTGCAGTTGTCCAATCATCAAGTGCAACGACGTTAATGACGATTGGATTTGTTAGTGCAGGACTCATAACCTTTACACAATCGATTGGCATCGTTCTTGGTGCCAATCTCGGAAGTACGAGTACAGGTTGGATTGTATCGTTCATCGGCTTAAAGGTGAGTGTTACATCGTTTGCGTTTCCACTTATTGGAATTGGGGCGTTGTTAAAATTTTTTACAGAGGGTAAATGGGCGGCACAAGGAATGGTTTTCGCTGGCTTTGGCTTGCTCTTTCTCGGTATTGGTACGTTGCAGAACGGGATGTCAGGCGTTGCCGAAAGCTTTACACTTGAATCTTTTAACGAAGGAACATTCATTCAAATGCTAGCGCTCGTAGTAGTTGGACTTGTCATGACAGTTATCATGCAGTCCTCCAGTACGGCGATGGTTATTACATTAACAGCGCTTGCAGCTGAAGCGCTTTCGTTTGAACAAGCAGCCATTTTAGTCGTCGGGCAAAATATCGGAACAACATTAAAGGCGTATGTCGCAACAATTGGCGGTACAGTTCAAGCTAGAAGAACCGCAATGACACATATTTTATTTAATGTTCTCGTAGCATTAATCGCTTTTATTTTTTTACCTGCAATTGTAGCTTTTATTAAATGGCTAGGAAGTTTTCTTCACTATGACGACCCAGCAGTGTCTCTTGCTTTCTTCTCAACGCTTATTTATACGCTTGGAATTATTGTCGTCATTCCGTTTTTATCTTATTTTGTATTGCTCATTAGTCGAATTGTCCCTGAAAAAGATAATAAACTGACGAAGTATTTAGATGATAGTGTATTAACGGTGACACCAGTGGCAGTCGAGGCAACCCGAAGAACTTTAATTCGTATTATGAAAGCCATTGTCATTGCTGCAAAGGAACTGAATGAAGGAAAAATACTTACCTCTTCCATCCAAAAACAGTTAGAGGAAACGGAGTTAGCATTAAATGAGACTCGACAATTCGTCTCGCGAATGGGCAACCAAGCTTTTTCAAATACCGAGAAGGAATATTTTCAGCATATTGCTTTAATTCATGCAATCGATCATCTTGAGCGTTTATTGAAGGCAATTAGGGAGCCTGGCTATATTGAGTATGTAACAAGCGATGACTTGACTCTCCAACTCTCTGAAAATATGAATAAATTATTTACAACAATTGCGAATGATTTAACTTATGATCAGCACGGGGATTTAGTAGATATTGTGAAAATGAACAGTCTCTCTATTGCGGATATGCGTCGTTCAAGCAGAAAGGAAATTATTGAACGTACCGCTCTTCAAAAGGCTGATATTGATGCAACAATCCAAACAGTGAATACACTTCAATGGATCGATCGAATTGTCTATCATTTATGGAGAGGACTGCATCATTTGAATGCATGCCTTGAAGCAACATATAACGTGAAAAACGGCGAATAA
- a CDS encoding PAS domain-containing protein: MLFHSTTPKHLDELLEASRHLKKKIEANDFTASYPFSSQETKEAKEIAENINFVLNALRKQEENTAIRLDLVTKAIHVGLWDMTVMGGDPVNPNNEFIWSDELRRMLGYKDVNDFPNVLDSWASKIHPDEKEWVLNSFASHLLDHSGRTPYDIEYRLLRKSGDYRWFRATGTTLRDNRGVPLRVVGALFDIHEKKLEDEELQSLITRYDLINRALVEAPWDMTVVAGDPVNPNNEFWWSQQFRKTLGFNDESDFPNVFKSWSSRLHPEDSDRVLQSFANHMNDYSGKTPFDLDYRLQLKNGDYRWFHAGGETVRDENGIPLRVAGTIRDITLEKNKKEFIHSINDQMQQLSDSISEMAKGIESLTTQAQELAYAQEQSSVAANKAKISTEETKNISNFIREIAEQTNLLGLNAAIEAARAGEHGKGFGVVAEEVRKLAVNSAQATGNIEHSLNDMNDLIEEILTHIENMTTMTQGQAAFTEQLNAAIEQISAMSQTIVELAKTM; the protein is encoded by the coding sequence ATGCTTTTTCATTCTACTACGCCAAAACATTTAGATGAGTTACTTGAAGCAAGTCGACATTTAAAGAAAAAAATCGAAGCAAATGATTTTACCGCATCATACCCTTTTTCTTCACAGGAGACAAAAGAAGCAAAAGAAATTGCTGAAAACATTAACTTTGTTTTAAATGCGTTGCGAAAACAAGAGGAAAATACAGCGATTCGTTTAGATTTAGTTACAAAAGCGATTCATGTTGGCCTTTGGGATATGACTGTGATGGGAGGAGACCCCGTCAATCCGAACAACGAATTTATTTGGTCTGATGAATTACGTAGAATGCTTGGTTATAAAGACGTTAATGATTTCCCTAATGTGTTAGACAGTTGGGCATCGAAAATTCATCCTGATGAAAAAGAGTGGGTTCTGAATTCTTTTGCATCACATTTATTAGATCATTCAGGAAGAACGCCTTATGATATTGAATATCGTTTATTACGGAAAAGCGGAGACTATCGTTGGTTCCGTGCAACTGGAACAACCTTACGCGATAATCGAGGTGTTCCTTTACGGGTAGTTGGGGCTTTGTTTGATATTCATGAAAAAAAATTAGAAGACGAAGAATTACAATCATTAATTACCCGCTACGACCTAATTAATCGTGCATTAGTTGAAGCTCCTTGGGATATGACCGTCGTTGCTGGGGACCCAGTGAATCCGAATAATGAATTTTGGTGGTCACAGCAATTTAGAAAAACGCTAGGATTCAATGACGAGTCTGATTTTCCAAATGTGTTTAAAAGTTGGAGCAGCAGACTTCATCCAGAAGATAGCGACCGCGTGCTTCAAAGTTTCGCAAACCATATGAATGATTATTCAGGAAAAACGCCTTTTGACTTAGATTATCGACTACAATTAAAGAACGGGGACTATCGTTGGTTCCATGCTGGTGGTGAAACCGTTCGTGATGAAAATGGCATCCCGCTCCGCGTCGCGGGAACAATCCGTGATATCACTTTAGAAAAAAATAAGAAAGAATTTATCCACTCTATTAATGACCAGATGCAGCAATTATCCGATTCAATCAGTGAAATGGCGAAAGGGATTGAGTCTTTAACAACGCAAGCTCAGGAGCTTGCCTATGCCCAAGAACAATCATCGGTAGCTGCTAATAAAGCAAAAATAAGTACGGAAGAAACAAAAAACATTTCAAACTTTATTAGAGAAATTGCCGAACAAACGAATCTTTTAGGGCTGAATGCAGCAATCGAAGCAGCACGCGCAGGCGAACATGGTAAGGGATTTGGTGTTGTTGCTGAAGAGGTAAGAAAACTAGCTGTTAACAGCGCTCAGGCTACTGGTAACATTGAACATAGTTTAAATGATATGAACGATTTAATTGAAGAAATTTTAACACATATTGAAAATATGACAACGATGACACAAGGCCAAGCGGCTTTTACCGAGCAATTAAATGCCGCAATCGAACAAATAAGTGCGATGTCACAAACGATTGTCGAATTGGCTAAAACAATGTAA
- a CDS encoding tyrosine--tRNA ligase, whose translation MDLLKDLEYRGLINQVTDSEGLKKELENGSITLYCGFDPTADSLHIGHLLTVLMLRRFQLAGHNPIALVGGATGLIGDPSGKKAERTLNEKEIVVEWSNRIKEQLSQFLDFEGEHKAKVVNNYDWTGNLDVITFLRDIGKNFGLNYMLAKDSVDSRIESGISFTEFSYMILQSNDFLNLYKNENCRMQIGGSDQWGNITAGLELIRKSTDEDAKAFGLTIPLVTKADGTKFGKSEGGAIWLDADKTSPYEFYQFLINTDDKDVVKFLKYFTFLSHEEIEALAVDVETAPEKRTAQKRLAEEVTKLVHGEEALQQAIRISEALFSGDIQDLTAAEIKQGFKDVPSYECKQAESSLLDLLVESKICPSKRQAREDITNGAIYINGERATDLNRVLTEADRIEGQFTIIRRGKKKYYLIQY comes from the coding sequence ATGGATTTACTAAAGGATTTAGAATACCGAGGATTAATTAATCAAGTAACAGATTCAGAAGGGCTGAAAAAAGAACTTGAAAATGGTTCGATAACATTATATTGTGGGTTTGACCCTACAGCCGACAGCCTTCATATCGGACATTTGTTGACGGTCTTAATGCTGCGCCGCTTTCAGCTAGCTGGTCATAATCCAATTGCTCTTGTTGGTGGAGCGACTGGCTTAATTGGTGACCCTAGTGGTAAAAAAGCTGAGCGTACATTGAATGAAAAAGAAATTGTCGTTGAATGGAGTAATCGCATTAAAGAGCAATTATCACAGTTTTTAGATTTTGAAGGAGAACATAAAGCAAAGGTTGTTAACAATTATGATTGGACAGGCAATTTGGATGTGATTACCTTTTTAAGGGATATTGGAAAAAACTTCGGGTTGAACTATATGCTTGCAAAGGATTCCGTTGATTCACGGATTGAGTCAGGTATTTCATTTACAGAATTCAGTTATATGATCCTACAATCCAATGACTTTTTAAATCTTTATAAAAATGAAAATTGCCGTATGCAAATCGGTGGCAGCGACCAGTGGGGAAATATTACCGCTGGGCTAGAGTTAATTCGTAAATCAACAGATGAAGATGCGAAAGCATTTGGATTAACAATTCCACTTGTAACGAAAGCAGATGGAACAAAGTTTGGCAAAAGCGAAGGCGGGGCAATCTGGCTTGATGCAGATAAAACGTCTCCATATGAATTTTATCAATTTTTAATTAATACCGATGATAAAGATGTTGTTAAATTTTTGAAGTATTTTACGTTCTTATCACACGAAGAAATTGAGGCATTGGCCGTTGATGTTGAAACAGCACCAGAAAAACGGACAGCCCAAAAACGCTTAGCAGAAGAAGTAACAAAGCTCGTTCATGGTGAGGAAGCTTTACAACAAGCTATTCGTATTTCAGAAGCTTTATTTAGCGGTGATATTCAAGACTTAACGGCTGCAGAAATCAAACAAGGCTTCAAAGACGTGCCTTCTTATGAATGTAAACAAGCTGAAAGTAGCCTTTTAGATTTATTAGTCGAAAGTAAAATCTGTCCATCGAAGCGCCAAGCAAGAGAGGATATTACGAACGGTGCCATTTATATTAATGGGGAAAGAGCGACTGATCTTAACCGTGTACTTACAGAGGCCGATCGAATCGAAGGACAATTTACAATCATTCGTAGAGGGAAAAAGAAATATTATTTAATTCAATATTAA